In Lysobacterales bacterium, the genomic stretch GCGCACCGCTGAGCACCAGTCTCACCACGCCGTTGGCCGTGGCGCCGAGCGCGATGCGCACGCCGATCTCGCGCGTGCGGCTGACGACGGTGAATCGGACCACTCCGTAGAGGCCGACCGCCGAGATGAGCAGGGCAACGAGGCCGAGCACGCTGGCAACGCTGCGCGCGATCTCGAACGGCAGCCGCTGCATCGCCACCACGTCGGTCAGCGCCCAGGGTTCACAGGGCCTCGCTGCGTCGATCTGATTGCAGATGCGGATCAATTCGCGCTTCGCCGCTGCCGCTTGCCGCGGATCGACTGCAACCACCAGTTCGTTCAACTGGCCCGGCGCGAGCGGCGCGGGCAGATAGACCGCGCTCTCGTCCATGCCCGTGAACAGCAGGCCGCTGGCGACATCGGCCGCGACACCCACCACTTCGACTTCACCCACGATTCCGGCGTTGCCGAGTCCGAGCACATCCAGCGGGTCCGGCGGGAACTGGATGCGTTGGCCGATCGGCGACTGCCCGGGCCACAGGTCACGCGCGGTGGCGGCGCTGACGATCGCGACGGCAGCGCGGTTCGTGGCTTCATCGGCACGAAAATCCCGACCCAGTTCCAGCGGGATGCCGAGTGTCGAGAAGAAGCGTTCGTCGACGCGATTGAGGCCGACCGAACGGCTGCGTTCGCCGACCTGCGCCGGTGCCGGCGAGGGCCAGCCGTACAGCGGCACACGCATCACCGCGGTGCTGCCGACGACGCCAGGCACCTGCTCGATGCGGCGTCGCAGGGCCGCATCGGGGGCGGGATGGCGCAGGTCGAACAGGCGTTGTTCGTCAAATCCGATGTCAATGTGCTGGGCGCGGTGCGCAGTCGCCACGATCAGCGCGGCCACCACCAGCAGGACCAGGCTGGCGGCGATCTGCGACACCATCAGTGCCGCGCGCAGTCGCGACGGCGTGATCGATCCGATCACCGAGTCGCGACGCGCACCAGCGGACAGGTTGCGCCCGGTGCTGGCCAACGCCGGCAACAGGCCGAAACTCATCGTGGTGATGCCGGCGAGGACGGTGGCGGCGAGGAACACGCGCCAGTCGATGTGGATCGCGATTGGTTCCATGCCGAGCCCGATCATCATCGACAGCGCGTAGCGATGAAGCGGTTCGACGGTCAGCGCGCAAAGCACGAGCCCGAGTGCCGCGGCAGCGGTCGCGAGCAGGCTGCATTCGGTCATCAACTGGCGGACCATGCGCCAGCGCGAGGCACCCATGCTGGCGCGAATCGCCAGTTCCTGTCGCCGTGCGGTGGCGCGGGCCAGCATCAGGTTGGCGAGATTGGCGCAGGCGACGACCAGCACCAGCAAGACCAGCGCGAAGATCGGCACCGCGGCCATGTTCAGGTCTTGCGCATCGCCGGCGGCGAGCAGGGAAGTGCGCTTCAGCAACTGCACGCTGGCGATGTCCTCGTCCTTGCCTTGGCGCGAGGCGAGCGCCTGCAATGCGGGCAACAGGCGCTGGCGCAGACTCTCGGGGCTGGCCCCGCTCGTGAGCAGCACGCTGAGGTCATAGCCGTCGCTGTAGTCGCTGCCCGAATAGTGGCCGCGCCAGGTGGCATAACCCTCGGTCGTGATCCAGAACTGAGGCGGCAGCGGCTGCAGATCGAGAAAATCCGGCGGCATCACGCCGACGATGGTGAACGCGACGCCGCTGAACATCAGCGACTTGCCAACGACATTCGGGTCCGAATGGGTGAGCACGCGCCAACCCGCGTCGCTCAGCAACAGCGTCGGCGCGGCGCCAGAGACGTCGTCGCGGGCATCGAGAATGCGCCCGATCCGCGGTCGCGACCGCAGCAGCGGCAGGTAGTCGCCGTTGACCGCCAGGCCATAGGCGGTGCGCGGCGAACTGCCGCCGAGCATCATCCGCACCATGTTGCTGATCAGCAGCCCGCTGCTGTCCGATTCGATGGCCGGGCTGATGCTGCGCAACTCGTCGGCAGTGGGTCGTACCCGGCGCGAGCCGTCTGCACCGTACAACCGCACCAGGTCGATCACTTCGCCGCGTTGCACGATCTCGGGCGTGCGCAGCAGGTAGCTGCCGTAGACCGAGAACAACACCAGGTTGATGGCAATCGCGGCGCCGAGGATCAGTGTGGCCGACAGCGTGAACAAGGGGCTGCGCGCCAGGCTGCGCAAGGCACGGCGCAGTTCGCCGGACCAGTCGTCGAAGGCACCGAGGCCGAGTGCATGGCGTACCGAGTCCTTGTGCAGCTCGACCATGCCTAGTTCGATGCGCGCGATGCGCGCGGCTTCGTCGGCGGCAGTGCCGCGACGGATCAAGTCGTCACGTCGCGACTCGAAATGGAATTGCAGTTCGCTGTCGAGGTCGCGCTCGAACTGGCGGCGATGGCGCAATCGTTGCCACAGGTCTCTCAGGCTCATGCCAGTGCCTCCAGGTTCGGCGTCGCCAGCACCTGCTCGAGTGCTGCCGAGAATCGTTTCCAGTCGGCGGTGTCACTCTTCAGGCGCGCCTTGCCGTCGCGCGTCAGCACGTAGAACTTGGCGCGGCGATTGTTCTCCGACACGCCCCATTCCGACTCGATCAAGCCCTGCTGCTCGAGCCGCGCCAGGGCCGGGTAGAGCGCACCTTGTTCAACCAGCAACGCATCGTGCGACGCGCGCTGGATGCGCAGCAACACGCCATAACCATGCTCGCGACCGAGCGACACGGCCTTGAGCACCAGCAGGTCCAGGGTTCCGGGAATGATCGGGGCAGGGTTCATGGTCTCGCCTAAGAAGTTTAGGCAAGCCTAGCGCATTCCCCTAAGTCGTCAAGGAGAGAGAGGCATGACTGACGACAGGGCGGACTCAGCGCGACGTCGCGGTCATCGCCAGCGCCACTGCCTGCGCCACTTCGATGCCGTCGATCGCCGCGGAGTAGATGCCGCCGGCGTAACTCGCGCCTTCGCCGGCGGGATACAGGCCGCGGGTGTTGATGCTCTGGTAGTCGGCGCCGCGGTTGATGCGGATCGGTGAAGAGGTGCGTGTCTCCACCGCGGTCAGGATCGCGTCGGGCAGCGCGAAGCCCTTGAGCTGTCGATCCAGCGCCGGGATTGCTTCGCGCATCGCGGTGATCGCGTAGTCGGGCAGGGCGGTGCTCAGGTCGCACAGGTGCACGCCGGGTTGGTAGGAGGGCAACACGCTGCCGAACTCGGTCGATGCGCGGCCGGCCAGGAAGTCGCCGACGCGTTGTGCCGGCGCGAGATAGTCGCCACCGCCAAGTTCAAACGCGCGCCGTTCCCAATGGCGCTGGAAGTCGATGCCGGCGAGCGCGCCGCCGGGATAATCTTCGGGGCTGATGCCGACCACGAGCCCGGCGTTCGCATTGCGTTCGTTGCGCGAATACTGGCTCATGCCATTGGTGACCACCTGGCCCGCTTCCGACGTCGCGGCGACCACGGTGCCACCCGGGCACATGCAGAAGCTGTACACCGAGCGGCCATTGCGGGCGTGGTGCACGAGTTTGTAGTCGGCCGCGCCGAGGATCGGGTCGCCGGCGAAATCACCGAAGCGCGCCTGATCGACCATCGACTGCGGATGTTCGATGCGGAAACCGATCGAGAACGGCTTGGCCTCGATGTGCACGCCCTGCGCGTACAACGTCTGGAAGGTGTCGCGCGCGCTGTGCCCGACCGCGAGCACGACGTGGTTGCTGCGCAGTTCCTCGCCGCTGGCGAAACGCACGCCGCGCACCTGGCGATCGTCCATCAGCAAGCGTTCGACGCGCGCTTCGAAGCGGATTTCGCCGCCGAGCGCTTCGATATCGCCACGCATCTTCTCGATCATGCTGACCAGGCGGAAGGTGCCGATATGCGGCTTGCTGACGCAGAGGATTTCCTCGGGCGCGCCGGCAGCGACGAATTCCTGCAGCACCTTGCGGCCGTAGTGGTGCGGGTCCTTGATCTGGCTGTACAGCTTGCCGTCCGAAAAGGTACCGGCGCCGCCCTCGCCGAACTGCACGTTCGACTCCGGGTTCAACACCTTGCCGCGCCACAGCCCCCAGGTGTCGCGGGTGCGCTCACGAACCGCCTTGCCTCGTTCGAGCACGATCGGGCGGAAACCCATCTGCGCCAGGATCAAGGCCGCGAACAATCCACACGGGCCGAAACCGATGATCAGTGGTCGTTCGCGCAGGCCACTCGGCGCTTGCGTGACGAAGCGGTAGCGCATGTCCGGCGTCGGTCCGACGTGGGCGATGCTGCGTTTGGCAACACTCGCCGCTGCAGCGTCGCCGAGCTTCACGTCGACGGTGTAGATCAACAGGATGGCGCGGCGCTGGCGCGCGTCGTAGCTGCGCTTGTAGACCGTGAACTCGAGCAGGTCCTCGGTGTCGATGCCCAGGCGCTGCACGATGGCCGCGCGCAGCGCCTCCCCGGGGTGGCCGAGCGGCAGCTTGATTTCGGTGAGTCGCAGCATGGGTCGATTCGTTTCAGGTTCGGCGCGCATGCTAGTCGAGACCGGGGGATCCTGCGCGAACTGCGATGGGCTCAGGGCGAACGGTCGTGATTCCGTTCGTGGTGAGCCTGTCGAGCCATGGACGGAATGTGCGAGGGTTTCGCAACGCCCTTCGACAGGCTCAGGGCGAACGGTCGTGATTCCGTTCGTGGTGAGCCTGTCGAACCATGGACGGAATGTGCGAGGGTTTCGCAACGCCCTTCGACAGGCTCAGGGCGAACGGTCGTGATTCCGTTCGTGGTGAGCCTGTCGAACCATGGACGGAATGTGCGAGGGTTTCGCAACGCCCTTCGACAGGCTCAGGGCGAACGGTCGTGATTCCGTTCGTGGTGAGCCTGTCGAACCATGGACGGAATGTGCGAGGGTTTCGCAACGCCCTTCGACAGGCTCAGGGCGAACGGTCGTGATTCCGTTCGTGGTGAGCCTGTCGAACCATGGACGGAATGTGCGAGGGTTTCGCAACGCCCTTCGACAGGCTCAGGGCGAACGGTCGTGATTCCGTTCGTGGTGAGCCTGTCGAACCATGGACGGAATGTGCGAGGGTTTCGCAACGCCCTTCGACAGGCTCAGGGCGAACGGTCGTGATTCCGTTCGTGGTGAGCCTGTCGAACCATGGACGGAATGTGCGAGGGTTTCGCAACGCCCTTCGACAGGCTCAGGGCGAACGGTCGTGATTCCGTTCGTGGTGAGCCTGTCGAACCATGGACGGAATGTGCGAGGGTTTCGCAACGCCCTTCGACAGGCTCAGGGCGAACGGTCGTGATTCCGTTCGTGGTGAGCCTGTCGAACCATGGACGGAATGTGCGAGGGTTTCGCAACGCTCTTCGACAGGCTCAGGGCGAACGGATCATGTGGGCAAGCTCAGGGCGAACGGATCATGTCGGCAAGCTCAGGACGAACGGAGTCAGGATTGAATGAGCCAATCGGCTGAAGATGCTGATGTCATCGTGATTGGCGGCGGTGCTGCCGGGTTGATGTGTGCGCTGACCGCCGGCCAGCGCGGTCGGCGCGTGCGCGTGATCGAGCACGCGAATCGGGTCGGCAAGAAGATCCTGATGTCCGGCGGTGGCCGCTGCAATTTCACCAATACCGGCACCAGCGCGGCGAATTTCATTTCTGCGAATCCGCACTTCTGCAAGTCGGCACTGGCGCGC encodes the following:
- a CDS encoding NAD(P)/FAD-dependent oxidoreductase, giving the protein MLRLTEIKLPLGHPGEALRAAIVQRLGIDTEDLLEFTVYKRSYDARQRRAILLIYTVDVKLGDAAAASVAKRSIAHVGPTPDMRYRFVTQAPSGLRERPLIIGFGPCGLFAALILAQMGFRPIVLERGKAVRERTRDTWGLWRGKVLNPESNVQFGEGGAGTFSDGKLYSQIKDPHHYGRKVLQEFVAAGAPEEILCVSKPHIGTFRLVSMIEKMRGDIEALGGEIRFEARVERLLMDDRQVRGVRFASGEELRSNHVVLAVGHSARDTFQTLYAQGVHIEAKPFSIGFRIEHPQSMVDQARFGDFAGDPILGAADYKLVHHARNGRSVYSFCMCPGGTVVAATSEAGQVVTNGMSQYSRNERNANAGLVVGISPEDYPGGALAGIDFQRHWERRAFELGGGDYLAPAQRVGDFLAGRASTEFGSVLPSYQPGVHLCDLSTALPDYAITAMREAIPALDRQLKGFALPDAILTAVETRTSSPIRINRGADYQSINTRGLYPAGEGASYAGGIYSAAIDGIEVAQAVALAMTATSR
- a CDS encoding PadR family transcriptional regulator, with the translated sequence MNPAPIIPGTLDLLVLKAVSLGREHGYGVLLRIQRASHDALLVEQGALYPALARLEQQGLIESEWGVSENNRRAKFYVLTRDGKARLKSDTADWKRFSAALEQVLATPNLEALA
- a CDS encoding ABC transporter permease; the protein is MSLRDLWQRLRHRRQFERDLDSELQFHFESRRDDLIRRGTAADEAARIARIELGMVELHKDSVRHALGLGAFDDWSGELRRALRSLARSPLFTLSATLILGAAIAINLVLFSVYGSYLLRTPEIVQRGEVIDLVRLYGADGSRRVRPTADELRSISPAIESDSSGLLISNMVRMMLGGSSPRTAYGLAVNGDYLPLLRSRPRIGRILDARDDVSGAAPTLLLSDAGWRVLTHSDPNVVGKSLMFSGVAFTIVGVMPPDFLDLQPLPPQFWITTEGYATWRGHYSGSDYSDGYDLSVLLTSGASPESLRQRLLPALQALASRQGKDEDIASVQLLKRTSLLAAGDAQDLNMAAVPIFALVLLVLVVACANLANLMLARATARRQELAIRASMGASRWRMVRQLMTECSLLATAAAALGLVLCALTVEPLHRYALSMMIGLGMEPIAIHIDWRVFLAATVLAGITTMSFGLLPALASTGRNLSAGARRDSVIGSITPSRLRAALMVSQIAASLVLLVVAALIVATAHRAQHIDIGFDEQRLFDLRHPAPDAALRRRIEQVPGVVGSTAVMRVPLYGWPSPAPAQVGERSRSVGLNRVDERFFSTLGIPLELGRDFRADEATNRAAVAIVSAATARDLWPGQSPIGQRIQFPPDPLDVLGLGNAGIVGEVEVVGVAADVASGLLFTGMDESAVYLPAPLAPGQLNELVVAVDPRQAAAAKRELIRICNQIDAARPCEPWALTDVVAMQRLPFEIARSVASVLGLVALLISAVGLYGVVRFTVVSRTREIGVRIALGATANGVVRLVLSGALRQVVLGVVIGLPVCLLVSWLASGTLGWSVAFTPVAYVGVPLLLMATAVLSTVLPARHATRVTPTEALRQE